The DNA region tgttatagTTTCTAACAACACTgggaaaactgactcaaattcATCATACGAATACTTGGTTACTTACCCACATACGTGACCTTGTGTTGGAATCATTCAAGAAACCGGCTCTCCTCCCAACTCTTGTGATATTCACCTTCGTTTCACCACCGCCACCGCCGCCACTAGCCGGAGGCAAAAAGTCAAAGCCGCCATGGTCAACAACCTCCTTGCTCTTCCTAAAACTCCCCCACCTCATAGACCCAAAACCGCTGGCGCCCCTACTACAACTCTCCTTGCTCAACCTCTTACTGATCCCAAAAGCATCAGGGCTCCTAACTCTGAACGAAAACGACATAGTCCGCCCAACGTCAGGCTCGTCCAACATGGTGGTCGGGGAGGTCATGTTGGTAGTTTTGGCCGCCTCCGTCAGCAACCTCGGAGGCAGCTCCAAGGATCTGG from Malus domestica chromosome 01, GDT2T_hap1 includes:
- the LOC103445461 gene encoding uncharacterized protein: MVSEPSITPKLSLFSLPSQPPESPGMLTPPLQTSASVPFQWEEAPGKPRNCGGSAESKPKCARSLELPPRLLTEAAKTTNMTSPTTMLDEPDVGRTMSFSFRVRSPDAFGISKRLSKESCSRGASGFGSMRWGSFRKSKEVVDHGGFDFLPPASGGGGGGETKVNITRVGRRAGFLNDSNTRSRMWPVPELLNTEDVKLLKRP